CGGTCGATGGGAACGAAATCGTCACTTCGCCCGGGGTAACGTCGGCCTGCAGTCAGGGCATCCCACCGTCCGCTCCCATCCAACGGCAGCCTCTAAAACTCAGTTAGTAAGCCGCACGATAGGCAGCCCATCGATGCCCAACAACGAACAACAAGcctattgtttttttttctaagttGCTCAGCGCCAGCGGTCATCCACCACTCTCGTTCAGGATTCACCAGGCCACACGTTGAAACGCCTATGACAAAAATAaactgttcggttggctggtttgtttatgtgagagagaagtactgctggctggttcacTGGAACACAGTATCCATGTGAGGGGATTGGCCAGCCCAACCAGCCCTAGCCGAACACGGCGGCTAACGATGACTAATCGTGTCATTTTATTATCGGGATTTTCTAAATAACTCTCGGATGATATCACGTCATGTTTTCATTCACTTTTGTGTGGTTGAGGTTATTTGTAGATTCGTGCCGTTTTTAACAGGCTCGTTTTTTGTAATACATGGGTCCAATTCAATCCGTCACATGTTGCGAGCTGGCGATCGTGTGTTATTTCAGTGCCGCTTTAATCTTCCTGACGATTTAATATTGTTTTTATTCTGCTGCTCGATTCAGAGTTTCAGACACACCTTGTGCTCATGGGAAGAGAGACGGTCCGCTTGGTGCTTGGCGGAGGCGGAGCCGCGGAGGTGTCGGCGTCGGGCGTTGCCGTCGCCGTTGACGTTAGGACTTGCTTTTTTGTTTATTGCGTGCAGTAGCTTGAGCTCCGAAGGCATCACCATGTGATTTTTGATTTGTTGTGTTCGCGCACATTGAGGAATTAAACAACTGCACTTAAACTGATGTAATGCACAAAAGGTGATTCTGATAAAATATTAGTGAGCAGTGATTGGAATCCTGCTAAGGCCTCATTCGGTTTCGCAAGAACGACTCCCGGGAAGAATTCCGGTCGGGAATTGTTAtttaatttatataagcttttgttaACCGGAATGATTCCTAGCGTCAATCTGTTGTAACCAAATGAGCCCTAAGTGGTCTGAGTCGACTTGCACACTGCCTATATTAAGATTACCTTTCAGTATGTTTGTTAGTAGATAAGTTCATTAATTTGAGTTTATTTCCTTTTATGTTTgttagttttagtttttttttcagtaTATATTGTTATTTTTTATATTGAGTAATATGCTGTTATTCAGTTTGTTCTTTTTAAGTTATTTTAGTTCAAGTCATTTCAGTATTTCAGCACATATTGTTAATTTTTTTAGTTGTTACCTTTTGCATGTTGTAATCGTATGTTTCAAGCAATATTGTTGTATTGTCAATTTAAGTTTCAGTTAATCTGATTTTTACAAACTCTTTTTCAATTTTAATGTTTTCATTAGTTTTAGTTTCTTGAGTTCATTAGAAACTCTATTTCAGTTTTGATGCTTCCATTAGTTTCAGTTGAATGAGTTCAAAGATTCGGTGTTTCAGGTTCCGATGGCTTCATAAATCCTAGATATTAGTTGTTCTTTAGGAATACCTACTTTCATTTAGTGGATTAGTTGTTGTTTGCATATTATTCATTTCGAGTTTGAGGTCATCAGTGTTTCAGATTGCCCTTCATGGTTCAGATATTAGTTGTTCTTCATTATTAAGTGTTTTCAGTTTTTGTGGATTCATTGTTGTAGTAATATTATATCCCTATTATTTATTTCCCCTTCCGTTATGGGGGAGCCTTGATCAGAATTTCAATCACTTTTATTCTGAGTGAATTATTTTCCCTTTATCTATCAGATTCTGATTAGGTTTTAGAACCTATGTGTCATGAAATGATTGGACACAACTGAAACAAAATCAACCGAAAGATGTCCACTTTTATTATTACCAACGAGTCCGTGATAATTGAATTGAACGCAAAGCTGAAAGCCCGAAACATGTTTCATCTCGAATCTCTCTGATCGATCACCCTACTAGAACGTACAGCAGCGACCTGCGGTTGACGCACGGATGGCGTGCAGTCACTCGTAGACGACGGCGCAGTCGTCGGCGGTGGGGTTGTGCGCGCAGAAGTGCTCGAGCGGGTCGCCGGGGGCCTCGGCGATGCGGCGCCGGAGGTCGGCCCTGGCCTGgctcacctcctccacctcgtcccacGCCACGCGGCACCCCTCGTCGTCCTGCCCGCGCTCCCCGCACGCCTCCATCGCCTCCGCCACCTTCCGTTCCACCAGCTCCGCCAGCGCCGCCTCCCTCCTCACCGTCCCCTTGTACCGCCGCCTCGCCGCTGCCGCCATCACCAGTCGcctcgcctgctgctgctggtggtggcggcggcgccacGGGTGGACGGAGGACGGCGATCGGCGCAAGCCGGCTCCCGCGGGGAGAGCCGTCGAGGAGGAGGGGGAGCCGATGGATGGCGACGCCATTGTTGTTGATTACTGATTGCCTGATTGGCAGCAGCAAGATTTGTCTGGAGAGGTttattttttcctctcttttttttttttggaaacgaTTTGTCTGAACGAGTTGGGAGGACTAATCGAGGAAAACGCAGAGCCACTTCTTCTGAGTTCACAAAGAGCATTTGGCTTCTCTAACTCGTTCATACAGTCATGCTTATCCTTTCGGACTAGTATTTTCTTTAACGATTCGAGAAAAGCTGGAAATGTTTTTCTTGGAAAACAATCGAAATGATGAAAACGGAATGCATTCTTCTAACAGTGTATTAGGTTTTGGCCAAACATGCGTATTTTATTTACAAGCATGTCACATGTATATGCTGTAAATGCAGGTTTTGGCCAAACATGCGTATTTTTTATTTACAAGCATATCACATGTATGTGCTGTAAAGGCAGACGCTCTTCAGATAACATGAGATGCATGGACaaatcttccttttcctctgtgggCTCTTCTAGAAGCAAGGGGAGCAAAACTCAGGGATGAAAAAATACCCCACTAAGCTTGATTTGGAAGCAAAGGGTAGGTAACCCAGGGGCATAATCCTTGACGGGGGATTTTGAGGGCACTTCGTTCCCGTGGAGGCAATCCACGAAGTGTTGTTCTCCCGTGTTGCCCTTTGGGAAACAGGGGTAGATCACGAGGGAGCTGGTGGAGGAAGTCCTCACGGGCAAGGAGGCAGAGGCGACGCAAGACCGGGCGACCCGAAGAACAGAAACGGAGGCGGCGATGGGCGACGCGAGGAAGAGAATCAGAGGCAGCAACGAGCGAGGGGAGCGCTTCCCAGCCTATTGGGTCGTGGATTTCTCCTCCGTGGAAAGCAGAGGGAATTGGGCTCCAAAACTCCATCACTTGAGCTTCCAAATGCTACGACAATCTGCCACGGGGGAGGACGGCCCGTGGACTCGTGGCCCCGGGAAAAGGGTGGGATCCCGACGGGAAACCTGACTGACAAAGTAGCTCTAAGAACTAGAATAATAATTAGAATGATATCCCCATAGATTACCCACCCAGAGAAAAGTCTAGGATCCCAGAGGGATTGGAGTTTCCAAATTAGGTCTGAGGGCTTTTTTGGAAGCAAGGGAGAGCAAAACCCAGGGATGAAAAATCCACTCACTAAGAACTAGAATGATAATGAGAATGATATCCCCATGAATTACCTGTTAGAATTTATATGGATAAAATTCCCTAAATGCATATGAAGAaattctaataaatctcaaaTGCCCAATATATGTGTTCTTTAATGGGCTTTATTGTTTAAGTCTATGAGTAGAGGTGGAAGATGCAacgtcaattagtatcatattgctagttgatgtggaGGTAGGGAGTTCTCgtccctatatatatgtaccaatcCTCCTGAAAAAGACATAACAACAATAGAACTATCATTGGATGTTCCTAGTTTGGAAAATCCTAAGATAGTCAATTAGTGTTTTCACTTCTCACTACTGCGTTGCCTTCTAAGTTTTCCCGTCCCaatcctctgcgcgcacggagagtTGGGAGAGCAGGTCTCCGGAATCGTCGTCTGCATCTGTGATATCTTCTCGGGTGTGCAGGCGATCAGGTTTTTGAGGAGCGTTTTCGCGACTACTCGCTCCTTCTTGGTGACTACCGACGTCTTCTTCTTTATCCTCGGATCGTCTACTTCCCGGTGGACGTTCGAGAGACTGCACTGCGTACATCTTCCTGcaccgactgtggtccacgacttcgagcaactcaCCATGAGTGGGACTGGAGCCATCGGTGCTTTGAGCTTGGGTCCCTCCGCAGGGTACATCTCTATTCTCAAATTAGTTAAATTCAATCTTATTTTTGCTATGATCAGTATGTTGTTTATAAACATATTTGCTACTAATCTGAGCAGTAGTAAAATTATACACGTGCACATAtttatcatcacaaatttgttattatttttctagattaattttaacatgaaaatgcctaaatttttaacaatccaaaaaccaGATATTAGACAATTTCCTgttagtggttttgctgctgctttgaagccaaatgaTTTTGATGGAACAAATTACAAGACATGGCGTGCTAAGATGGTGTTGTGGCTTACTGTTATGAACCGCTATCACGCCGCACAAGGAAAATATGAacaatttactcctgaggaggagaaaAAGTTCAAGGTAGTCAATAACCTGGTTCGAGGcgtcgtgattagtgcacttcatagcAAGTATGAGGACAGCTACCTTTGTTATACGTCAAGACAAGGAATTATGGGATacacttgatgctaagtttggtgtttctgttgatgcaaaagtgatctgcaaacacaaagggctaatacccgaatcgatatccaaagcgtgccagtcgatttgacctgctaatcgacaaggatgaaggcacgaacactttggtcctgacaacagcgatacgcccggaagtcacggccaagaggtgctcacacggaactcgagaatcgccgaaggtcgcactgaagcgatgcagctcgccgaatcaatgagaactcgtaaaaaggaaaaatatgcaaattgacgaagtcgccgaaaggtaagtagatgcaaataggagtaaaaagttggttttgatattgattgatattgtctattacattgccccttactccatatttataccctgatctaaagagacacaaccaaacacaactaggacaccaatcccatatctaaggaaacacgtgactcttacacgaatcataacctaacaaatatagaaaaggaaatcaactcctatctatttccctgtccgcctaaattacgatggaaatctcactgtcctccttcccatcggcatattccctgcttcatcggcagtaatcttcaagtcttccttcatcggcatactccctgtttcatcggcagtagtctttaagtcttccttcatcggcatactccctgtttcatcggcagtagtcgtcaagtcttccttcatcggcatactccctgtctcatcggcagtagtcttcaagcctcctttcatcggcatcgacaacaactcctccaacctcatcggcaacgcccgagtccatatcaacctttccatcgatcatcaccaactatcggcaaccatttttacaaactggctttcattggctatcaaagtattcaataactttccccttgccgattggtccactccgattattttgacacgtgcaaaaaacggtgtcaacacatgccccccaatttcggagtataaaaccattaatgctccgaaatttactccagataacgcttgcctttgcccaattaccgtaactcattccccaagccaaaacttgatttgttatcaaatccaatcaaatctaatcttgatccacgcacttcagtaaatatcgcacaatcgccaaccactcttgccttgattgagataccaaaacaacaacccatcggcaagatcttaacatgataatgctgccattttaagaattaaaatatcatgtatcaatatcccttccaagtcatgattacttgttatcaactcatctgtacaatcccctgattatcgcgcgaatagttaccatatccccctgcaccgccttgacctatatgcgcgcgtcatagagataagtccaaaatacccttattctggccggcttataaatagatttctccggaaccctcattctctatcttcagcctccaatccttggcattctctctctccggcggcgactccgacgaacaaccgcgcgacctcaaccaacaagaacccttctccggcgctaacttcaagttctcggctcgtatctccaccttcctcaagacaatggccatcaacttcgacgtccccgcggttcgctccacttccactaccttttactttgatctttttgcaaatttattcagttggtgatttttcctttcttctgtcttctggattccataaccttaggaactgcgcaacaaattaactatcccaaccgatcagccacacgtccaatgccttggaccaatgggcaacccagatccaaccgatctgatcaacgcagaggttaacagaatcccctttagagcccaaaatttctctctgaacttgtggaaagacacattccgatcttggcccaaaaccaccaaagggtggaaagattggtatttgagggttaatagatcgatgcaagtatactgagcagaacgaaagttagaccaatgtatcaggctctctattgccgatatgcagaaaaatgaatcaatgataattgcagctgcttatttctggtcagatacgaccaatacttttatgtttggacatggcccagctacccctacccttgccgatgtccacatgcttactggcttggacatctcaactgccgatgaaggctccatctatggtagaaagcctgaatatagagtgaatacccgtaacatcggcggttggacaggatatattcaagaataccagaaaaccgggacacctagccagagggaacatgccacattcctgaatatgtggttagaaaaatttatcttctgtggtcgatcagtaggaccaaccaacgccttcctccctgcagctgaacttctggctaatggcgtaaggtttcctcttggccgataccttctgagctccacttatcatcttcttcaccaagtgtctcagaaacttctgcttggcgaacccatcggcaacctgggaggcccgtggtggttcatcaacatgtggctgaatgcccatatgcacaaacgtttgcaatgggacttttttgctcaacaattcccacgagaaattaccgaagattatgtgctcggggatgatgaatcggcaacacgctcacccctcaattttggtgaagccataattgtccttcctagaacagaagccaacgaagaccaaatcggcagattctttcaaagcttctataatggtctttctcgtgatcatagggcctgggtgccttatatcgacgaagaaaacagattcccccttcttttcaactttgccgatgacactctgaatcaagataatgagctcatgatggctatcatcactcccagggcaattccagtaaacacattcggcagcgggaaaaacaccaacattacatatgaattttacaacccatcggcagtatcccgccaattggcttttgggcaactgccaatcaaactctgctttgccgatgtgatcaaacccagggaaacaatcacctgcggaacagactggaacaaggtagtacaactttctcctgatgccgataccacagatgttgatatatccacctggacaccaatatctttcatcaccgagtcatacaagcaatggtggcgagagtggaaagagcaactgttcgcgacttctgctcacacatatcggcacatgatcgattctgaatatgccatccctgacgacgcggtaagtttctttgaactcccttctgcttttcctttcATTTATCAATAACTGActcccttgtaacaggttaaccacccagcaccatcggtgagcaaaagtgggaaacccttcaacctccggcctatttccccaacatcgccgatcggctacaacgctcccaccttagccgctttgacccaccagaagattcgtaccaagaccatcacttctaagtccaaattggctatatccagggctactccatcggccgctgctacaaccttggtcaaagcctttaaggtaacaaccttgtttattttcacttatgccaatcacaaactatattaaccttaatcatcagggggtaagagctgctactggatcatcatcggcaattccgccgatatcaagcaccactccttcagaggtagcttcttgactttacattttatctgttaaatatcatatctcacacttgttttacagcaacaattgggtacatcggcaaacgtaccagatgcccaagcttcacaaccaacaagtgtcgatgccccccagccaatcgttgccgatgtccaagcaaagcgcaaagcttcaacagatactgaagcacagccaaaacgacaaaggtctatgccgatccctacatctgccccaatgtcatcggtcatcatacctcaagagcctaccaccgatgaagtcacagaggatatcccatcggcaagctcagccgatccacacgacatactccaggttgcttcctccagtcaagcacaggaaattgccttgaaacaggtaaaccgatcaacctatctgattttacaatactcatacttacccctgattgatctccttgtctttctttcaggaacaagattccccgaacagcctattttcctttgccattgacatttctgacgacgatggagaggaaacaagttcttcccttgcactgggaacaatatcggcagaaactaaatccaagttggaaaccctcctgaacttgctacagcaaagtaccgcccaactggtagatgactcggaccccgcaaaggcaatcttcaaaacaattcgtggccaggtccctgccgatgttgaagaaatactcttcccagcagctcacttagaaagccatcaactgcaatatcaacgggctgctcagcgcattgccgatagagcagctcaagctcaacttaaaggagagatgctacaactgaaacaaatcgctgatgagaagcacaagggcatcgtcaacttgcagacttcgggtgctgcacttaagcagaaaatcttggatctatcggcaaggaaggcagctctattggctgaattgaaagaaattgatgcagccttaactcatgctcaacaagaagaaagccagctacccaatgccgtcaaagcccttcagcaagaaagagatatccaagctcgcaaagctttagccatgaagaagaaactcaagcctgtggagggtgctgccgatgacgatatcaaagaaatggaagaagccgaccagattcgcctgcgtgcgatattagctatccaatccttgctgaacgtgtaatcttatttattgtatcggcactttatgagacattgatacccttgcataattcttagccgatagtactgttatcggcacttatacttttatgcatctgtccagatactagggtaatatttctttaaatattttccatttaacgctctgggaaacacaaccccttcgagggtttctaaaatatatgcattaccaggaatagactgatttatccgatatggaccttcccaattaggagaccactttccaaactttgaacttttagtcccaatcggtaaaatcaatttccagaccagatctccatcggcaaactcttttactttcaccttcttgtcataccatctagctactcttttcttattttcttcaatactaactaaagcccttaaccgatgacccgccacatcttccaactcatctttcataagagtattatactcatcggctgtcagctgattttgagaacgtattcgtctagagccaaccttaatttcccaaggcaacactgcatcgtgtccatatactaactgataaggcgttactttggttgcaccatggcatgacatccgatatgaccacaaggcttcatttaatactgtatgccacctcctaggattttcttcaattttgcgcttaatgagtttgatgatccctttgttagaagcctcagcttgaccattagcttgagcataatatggagaagaatttaaaattttaattcccatacctacagcaaactcatcaaattctcctgatgtaaacatagtaccctgatcggtagtgatagtctgaggaataccaaatcggtaaacaatatgctctttcacaaaatcaatcatattgaccgatgtcaccttctttaaaggaattgcctcaacccactttgtgaaataatcggtagcaaccagaataaatttatgtcctttactcgatggcggatagatctgaccaatgagatcaatagcccatccccggaacggccatggtttgattataggattcatagccgatgcaggcgctctttgaatattaccaaacttttgacacccctggcatcccttaaaatatttaaaacaatcttcaagaatagtcggccaatagtacccattccttctgatcatccatttcatcttgaaagccgattgatgtgccccacatactccttcatgaatttcacccatcaagcttttcgattcatcattgctaacacatctgagtaaaactccatctatagttcgataatataattcatcatcgaggagcacatatttggtagcttggaaccttatacgtctctcgacctttctacatggatcctttaaataatcgacaatctctttcctccagtcatcggtatcaactgccgatgttagcacttcctgaataggctgataccctgaagcatgctgagctagtcgattagcttcctcattatgcaatcgagagatatgttcaagacgaaaatctctaaatcctttcaacaattgcaaacatctttcataatacggaatcaaagcttcacttcggcattcataaattccatctaattgatttataactagcatagaatcgccaaagatttcaacaacatcggcacgtatctccttcagcaattctaacccctttatcaaggcttggtattcagcttgattatttgtcgctgtagcaacaatcggcaatgaaaactcatacttctttccttgaggtgaaattaacacaatgccgatacctgctccttcaccacatgtggacccatcgaagaaaagtgtccagggagcaatccccaaagaatccaccgtattacaatgctgagtgacaaaatcagccatcacttgccctttaactgccttagttgatttgtagcgtagctcaaattctgataatgctaaaatccatttgccgattctaccacttaatatcggcatcgacagcatatacttgaccacatcgtctttgcatatgaccatacactcggcagataacaaataatgccttaatttgacacaagaaaagtataagcacagacacaatttctcgatagccgaatacctcgtctcagcatccactaatcttctgctcaaataataaacaacacgctccttcccttcaaattcttgaataagagctgaaccgataactgtatcatcagctgacaaatacaacctgaaaggcttcccatgttgaggtggaactagcactggaggatttgataaatatttcttaatttcatcaagggctaattgctgttcaactccccatacaaattcctgatcagcttttaatttaagtagtgggctgaaagccttgatcttacccgacagattagatatgaatcttctaatgaaattaatcttaccgatcaaagattgcaattcagtcttattggcaggagcaatcaccttgttaattgcatcaatagacttcccactgatttcaatgccccgttgatgcaccataaaacccaagaattgtcctgccgatacaccgaatgcacatttattaggattcatcttcaatccatgcctccttgtgcactccagtatctttcgcagatcggctaaatgtgctgtgatatctccagacttaatcactacatcatcaatgtagatctccactaatgtgccgatgtactcatgaaaaataaagttcatagccctttgataagtagcaccggcatttttcaaaccaaacgtcatgactatccactcgaacaaccccacatgtcctggacatctgaaagcagtcttgggaatatcctcctcagccatgaatatttgattgtaacctgcattaccatccatgaagctaataatttgatgtccagccgcagcatcaatcaacaaatcagcaatcggcattggatagccatccatcggtgtggctttgttgagattcctgaaatcaatacaaacacgaagttttccatttttcttataaacaggaaccacattagagatccactctgcgtatcgacattgccgaataaactttgcttcaattaatttagttatttcggccttaatgtcaggaagtacattagggttgcatcggcgcgctggctgctgatgtggccgaaatccagatttgataggtaaccgatgttcaactatcgatcggtctaacccaggcatctcagtataatcccaagcaaaacaatctttatattcttttaacaaatctgttattcgctgcttacacttagaatctaacttagcactaataaaagtaggcctcgacctatcaccatcaccgatatctacttctactaaatcatctgccgatatGAACCCTtggcctaattttccatcatcggcaaacctatccattaaaactcctcttcagaaccgactgcttggatcggtggaatttcataatcagcaactctaaggaactctttttcccaagcttctcctgatatgcatttagttcgctcataagtatctgattctgccgatgcgatgatataagaagaatcaccagggacgacctcaatcttatccccaatccactgtacgaggcattgatgcattgtagaaggaacacaacaattagcatgaatccaatccctccctagaagcagattatatgcacccttgccgttgataacaaagaacgtcgttggcaaggttttgctgccgatggtcaattcaacgcacactgcccctttagccggtgacacattgccttcaaaatctttcaacatcatatcggttttggtcaagtcttgctctcccctaccaagtttccgatacatcacgtaaggcataatattaatcgcagcccctccatcaataagtaccttagacacaggctgcccatcaactctgcccttcacaaataaagctttaagatgctgtctctcgtcatcggtaggtttctcaaaaacagccatcattggatctagtgttagctgagccacttgatcagagagaacaacttcttcctcattatcagatattgccagaaactccatcggcaacatgaataccatattaacatctgccgatggacccttatttttgtgttttacctgccactgctgatgaccaggcctttcattggaggaattttcctcctggtataaatcctcctgacgctcacgttgcatcctccttctctgcgtctttgtcagaccctctgggcaccatcgaggaaacttggtcttccaaaccggctgataacaagtcctagttggttctacgcgacgtatattagggtccctgtagaatatttcctcatcgggaactcttgcgtttgccatctcctcaagctcctcttgattccttggaaaatatccagcgcgtttaccaagcctctcatgtacactaagt
This DNA window, taken from Miscanthus floridulus cultivar M001 chromosome 13, ASM1932011v1, whole genome shotgun sequence, encodes the following:
- the LOC136501785 gene encoding calvin cycle protein CP12-3, chloroplastic-like, which codes for MASPSIGSPSSSTALPAGAGLRRSPSSVHPWRRRHHQQQQARRLVMAAAARRRYKGTVRREAALAELVERKVAEAMEACGERGQDDEGCRVAWDEVEEVSQARADLRRRIAEAPGDPLEHFCAHNPTADDCAVVYE
- the LOC136501806 gene encoding uncharacterized protein, producing MMAIITPRAIPVNTFGSGKNTNITYEFYNPSAVSRQLAFGQLPIKLCFADVIKPRETITCGTDWNKVVQLSPDADTTDVDISTWTPISFITESYKQWWREWKEQLFATSAHTYRHMIDSEYAIPDDAVNHPAPSVSKSGKPFNLRPISPTSPIGYNAPTLAALTHQKIRTKTITSKSKLAISRATPSAAATTLVKAFKGVRAATGSSSAIPPISSTTPSEQQLGTSANVPDAQASQPTSVDAPQPIVADVQAKRKASTDTEAQPKRQRSMPIPTSAPMSSVIIPQEPTTDEVTEDIPSASSADPHDILQVASSSQAQEIALKQEQDSPNSLFSFAIDISDDDGEETSSSLALGTISAETKSKLETLLNLLQQSTAQLVDDSDPAKAIFKTIRGQVPADVEEILFPAAHLESHQLQYQRAAQRIADRAAQAQLKGEMLQLKQIADEKHKGIVNLQTSGAALKQKILDLSARKAALLAELKEIDAALTHAQQEESQLPNAVKALQQERDIQARKALAMKKKLKPVEGAADDDIKEMEEADQIRLRAILAIQSLLNV